In Naumovozyma castellii chromosome 1, complete genome, one DNA window encodes the following:
- the NCAS0A05970 gene encoding uncharacterized protein (ancestral locus Anc_4.45) has translation MNKDPNKNKQPSFSSNELSSATAISSTSASESLDSSTTPTFPSSSSTSSSSSSSSQGIPTDIVRVVYDFTPSSSDQLQLRQNEIVYVLNKPNTGWWDGITISESPQQQIKRGWFPQTFVHSITFSSTISPLSLSRTTTASLSSSTATAASSRDWKLLSVREIDSLLNQLQTSIQLEWTPKIMNKSSSLDVIYCNDLLHIKCLELPILSAQPISPLIDEDLVSQEEARLQREMNKLIISSPSSSSSSGKETPKQDEEKEQEQLQLLSVPSKPILADDSLFYNKQYDITNYAHLRAMTLYYIDQSHRMFATLDREQFQETFMLTTTYITYIQMCRRLLSSKMKLKKALYCQVETILKRLMLAVSNIQLNAYTCFNTLHQDRMVREKGYMDTDIITKSRQNKRSLSVFDLIDKEFVQLTRDVNGVFDLLTNNNDSVENDENAPIPQLYPRFFKGSFNAGSWSNAFPLSDDKLISGVPQKMYEAIARASGVNLPDSVTDSIQTTLTLNTSTLVNESNANLFLHGTRRGSVTTNLFKPYLSPSSGGRMPSTASTLKDFESTSTNGNLANNKLPLNFTTLDMIKKKRQQIVNGLKQLQSSAVTENNRNPDSVKRNLELNLEIYEDFSNSALIMEILSDLNLKIFINLKELVKSVPNNNDDEVLIDEETEDFLDHSLLSIVPLLREFYGAQQKLHFVFTAMIICTQHTTLVDPYIFHSMKSNLPTGFYEPSINVDESISHDLNQYATRIYETLVNQDVNVKNDEFFDISNYLRVTTQEYIETTDDIINAVEQLIDARGNLLNYVARMMKNDITNALLKGEGEDEKWFETATQESYNTSDSITSTFEPHAQEEEQQKPASENVWYDSSVYEGLPWYLKPIYNKQLVFDVKHRVKGGTKNALIEHLTNIRFSDHWFNIVFLLTFRSIFTPKEFLMALIERYNAYPPDGLSFGQYNRWIVEKAFPTKVRVVSIMNKFLSQYWTSYYYTENLCVLKSFADTATQEDIEGCEELQKNIKRTLLEAKRETGRKDEDKIEKNVFIKKETNPSVATANQSPRKQVGSSFLSSIHSLSTSSSRSKIFKEVKKLELFDITPTTMAQQLSLLEHELYCQITIFECLERVWGKKYGGFGGSPNITIFINGANNLTNFVSYTIVSNANISRRIQIITYFIAVAQYCRDINNFSSMTAIISALYSSPVYRLKKTWHLVPESSKALLRELNTLMDSTKNFIRYRQLLKSVRQVVCVPFFGVYLSDLTFAHTGNPDFLSGSTELINFSKRAKVVEIIEEVINFKKLHYTSFGKNLEVLDFINHSLKNVPHIETQYNLSLNLESRSR, from the coding sequence ATGAATAAGGATCCCAATAAGAACAAACAACCTTCCTTCTCCTCTAATGAACTATCGTCCGCGACGGCTATCTCCTCCACTTCAGCGTCAGAATCATTAGACTCGTCCACTACGCCAACTTTCCCGTCCTCCTCTtctacttcttcttcctcctcttcttcttctcaaGGCATACCAACAGATATAGTACGGGTGGTTTATGACTTCACACCCAGCTCAAGTGATCAATTACAACTCCGACAAAATGAGATTGTTTACGTGCTAAATAAACCAAATACTGGATGGTGGGACGGAATCACCATCTCAGAAAGtccacaacaacaaataaaaagGGGCTGGTTCCCACAGACATTTGTTCATTCCATCACTTTTAGTTCAACCATATCTCCCTTATCCCTCTCCCGAACAACAACCGCCTCCCTCTCATCTTCTACTGCTACCGCTGCTTCTTCCAGAGATTGGAAATTACTCTCTGTGAgagaaattgattcattattgaacCAACTACAAACATCAATACAACTAGAATGGACaccaaaaataatgaacaagTCTTCATCCCTAGACGTCATCTATTGTAACGACTTACTTCATATCAAATGCCTAGAATTACCCATACTATCAGCACAACCCATCTCGCCGCTCATAGATGAAGATTTGGTCTCACAGGAGGAAGCTCGTTTGCAAAGAGaaatgaacaaattgataatttcttctccttcttcttcttcttcttcaggaAAGGAGACACCCAAACAGGACGAAGAGAAGGAGCAAGAACAACTACAACTGTTGAGCGTCCCCTCCAAACCAATATTGGCTgatgattcattattttataATAAACAATACGATATTACGAATTATGCACATTTGAGAGCAATGACCTTGTATTACATCGATCAATCACATCGAATGTTCGCCACTTTGGATAGAGAGCAATTCCAGGAAACTTTTATGTTGACAACGACTTATATCACTTATATTCAAATGTGTCGTCGATTATTGTCTTCCAAGatgaaactgaaaaaaGCATTATATTGTCAAGTAGAgacaatattgaaaaggttAATGCTGGCGGTTTCCAATATTCAACTGAATGCATACACTTGCTTTAACACTTTGCATCAGGATAGAATGGTAAGGGAGAAAGGATACATGGACACAGATATCATCACCAAATCAAGACAGAATAAAAGATCGCTATCAGTGTTTGATTTGATAGATAAGgaatttgttcaattgaCACGCGACGTAAATGGTGTTTTCGACCTTCTAACAAATAACAATGATTCGGTTgagaatgatgaaaatgcaCCAATACCGCAACTATATCCTAGATTCTTTAAAGGTTCGTTCAATGCTGGTTCATGGAGCAATGCCTTCCCTCTGTCTGATGACAAATTGATTTCCGGGGTACCTCAAAAGATGTATGAGGCAATCGCAAGAGCATCAGGTGTAAACTTACCAGACTCTGTCACTGATTCCATTCAGACAACGTTGACTCTTAACACTTCTACCTTGGTTAACGAATCCAATGCAAACTTATTCTTACACGGAACAAGAAGAGGGTCCGTCACTactaatttatttaaaccGTATTTGTCCCCTTCCTCAGGTGGCAGGATGCCATCCACAGCATCCACAttaaaagattttgaatcaaCATCAACCAATGGTAACCTTGCAAATAATAAACTTCCGTTGAATTTTACAACTTTAGATATGATCAAAAAGAAACGGCAACAAATTGTAAATGGGCTAAAGCAATTGCAAAGTTCAGCAGTAACggaaaataatagaaaCCCAGACTCTGTGAAGAGAAATCTGgaattaaatttggaaatataCGAAGATTTCAGCAATAGTGCCCTCATTATGGAAATATTATcagatttaaatttgaaaatattcatcaatttgaaagaattagtCAAATCTGTTCCAAATAACAACGACGATGAGGTTCTCATTGATGAAGAGACAGAGGATTTCTTGGATCATTCCCTGTTATCCATCGTACCTCTTCTAAGAGAATTCTATGGTGCACAACAGAAGCTACATTTCGTCTTTACAGCAATGATTATTTGTACTCAACATACCACCCTAGTGGACCCTTACATTTTCCATTCCATGAAAAGTAACCTCCCTACAGGATTCTACGAACCTTCCATCAATGTAGATGAATCAATATCTCATGATTTAAACCAATATGCAACCCGTATATATGAAACATTAGTGAACCAGGATGTCAACGTGAAGAATGATGAATTCTTTGATATCTCAAACTACTTAAGGGTAACAACGCAGGAATACATTGAGACTactgatgatattattaatgcaGTAGAACAACTAATCGATGCCAGAGGAAACCTATTGAATTATGTCGCAcggatgatgaaaaatgaCATAACAAATGCTTTACTGAAAGGTGAAggagaagatgaaaaatggTTTGAAACAGCCACACAGGAATCATATAATACTTCTGACTCTATCACCTCCACTTTTGAGCCACACGCTCAAGAAGAGGAACAGCAAAAACCCGCTTCCGAAAACGTGTGGTATGACTCTTCAGTATATGAAGGTTTACCATGGTATTTAAAACCAATTTACAATAAACAATTAGTATTTGATGTGAAACATAGAGTGAAAGGTGGAACCAAAAATGCATTGATTGAGCATCTGACAAATATCAGATTTTCAGATCATTGGTTTAATATCGTCTTCTTGTTGACTTTTAGAAGTATTTTTACCCCAAAGGAATTTTTAATGGCGttaattgaaagatataatGCATATCCACCCGATGGCTTGAGTTTTGGACAATATAATAGATGGATTGTTGAAAAGGCCTTCCCGACAAAAGTTCGGGTCGTATctataatgaataaatttctcTCACAATACTGGACCTCGTATTATTATACAGAGAATCTCTGTGTATTGAAGTCATTTGCAGATACAGCGACTCAAGAAGACATTGAAGGATGtgaagaattacaaaaaaatattaagagaACGTTATTAGAAGCAAAGAGAGAGACTGGGagaaaagatgaagataaaattgaaaaaaatgtctttatcaaaaaggaaacaaaCCCCTCTGTTGCAACAGCTAATCAAAGTCCAAGAAAACAAGTTGGAAGTTCATTCCTTTCCAGTATACATTCACTATCCACATCATCTTCCCGATccaaaatcttcaaagaggttaaaaaattagaattatttgatattaCTCCCACTACAATGGCACAGCAACTGTCATTACTAGAACATGAACTGTATTGTCAGATAACTATCTTTGAATGTTTAGAAAGAGTGTGGGGTAAAAAATATGGTGGGTTTGGTGGTTCTCCCAATATTaccatatttattaatggtGCAAATAATTTGACAAACTTTGTCTCTTATACCATTGTTAGTAACGCAAATATTAGTAGAAGAATACAAATCATCACGTATTTCATAGCAGTTGCTCAATACTGTCGTgatatcaataatttttcctcAATGACCGCAATTATTTCAGCTTTATATTCTTCCCCAGTTTATCGTCTTAAAAAGACATGGCATTTAGTTCCCGAAAGTTCCAAAGCATTGTTAAGAGAATTGAACACATTAATGGATTCCACAAAGAATTTTATTAGATACAGGCAATTGCTAAAGTCCGTTAGACAAGTTGTATGTGTTCCCTTCTTTGGTGTCTACTTATCTGATTTAACGTTTGCCCATACTGGTAATCCCGACTTTTTGTCAGGTTCTACGGAACTGATTAATTTTAGTAAGAGAGCCAAAGTAGTAGAAATAATAGAAGAAGTGataaattttaaaaagTTGCATTATACGTCCTTTGGAAAGAATTTAGAAGTTCTAGATTTTATTAACCACTCGTTAAAAAATGTTCCACATATTGAAACGCAGTACAATTTATCGCTGAATCTCGAGTCTCGATCTAGATAG
- the IMH1 gene encoding Imh1p (ancestral locus Anc_4.46) — protein MLKHIHQIGKSLSDEIQKGLQDELGEVPTQEDQSAPPGTQSNGVMPELPREIQAKLRKFDKYEAKYPALLNAYKTERARNENIEKILAENTPISSLDDIDALPTFFHDLNSKHTLFNDEIKRLTKENNDAKQATDGDSLKELKKKHEEEIKELQTQLDLTKENTPVNTSNNEDNEELKKMFELKEQEYKSNISKLETEVEKINAELGAKEEQLVLERNGSQKEKAELLESYQKERDVLNEQLKATTEELKINIEKIESLEKQLKEKSIPPSGNGVEDVEAPQSDTEPSVSTTPISKSKKKRNKKKNKKQNALSTAETISQIEKEVPTNSSGELNIKYEALLKDYTELKTAHSNCQKWESQYNEVSEKLKDSKSLLEEMQALKNEHEKIQAELLDSKKALKSKSVEVEEVRDMLRDVGNELVEAKDQLKDSSKIDKEELTNARNEIEKLKKDNEAVVSTYRMKHVELTNKIDYLNNELTKFKASSDEQKKQLQESVNNANDIINKLKIENSNITSQFRDYNNLKNATIQKEKTIAYLEKQIKEYTEAKDKLNKEIDIQKKENIQLTNRLGLLKKENQNLHDNESKNSQSFENYLKENGKLSERLSILQEKYDTLQNLKSNSSEQNDTIKRQCEELNIKLKESNKRVISLEDELNDYTNIIQEKTRESETMRRLLADSQNDESSKYKELTDKLAYLTNEKSKLDSELALQSSRTTREIHDWKQANLELKSEMHSLRMREKELLSEIDTLNSLHDQMKRKSVANNEDSGELEKVTTNLKESLANADQKIRDLQASNVELMHLNNDVNKKLERITKNYRTISNQLNALKEGKEIPTRASRSNSAASTMSNHLAVNEPRRSPSSQNLEAATTETELEQNEKIAYIKNVLLGFLEHKEQRTQLLPVVSMLLQLDNTDERRLLQSLD, from the coding sequence ATGCTGAAACACATTCATCAAATAGGTAAAAGTCTGAGTGATGAAATACAGAAAGGGTTACAAGATGAACTTGGTGAAGTGCCTACTCAGGAAGATCAATCTGCTCCTCCTGGTACACAATCAAATGGGGTTATGCCAGAATTACCGAGGGAGATACAAGCTAAATTGAGAAAATTTGATAAGTATGAAGCCAAATATCCTGCTTTGCTCAATGCTTATAAAACTGAAAGGGCtagaaatgaaaatatcGAGAAAATCCTTGCAGAAAATACTCCTATCTCAAGTTtagatgatattgatgcaTTACCCACATTCTTTCACGATCTAAATAGCAAGCATACATTGTTTAACgatgaaataaaaagaCTGAcgaaagaaaataatgatgcaAAGCAAGCCACTGATGGCGATTCacttaaagaattaaaaaagaaacacgaagaagaaataaagGAATTACAAACTCAACTAGACTTAACAAAAGAGAACACCCCAGTAAAcacttcaaataatgaggataatgaagaattgaagaagatgtttgaattgaaagaacaAGAGTATAAGTCCAACATATCAAAATTAGAGACAGAAGTcgaaaaaataaatgcaGAGTTAGGCGCCAAAGAAGAGCAGCTCGTTTTAGAAAGAAACGGATCTCAAAAGGAGAAAGCTGAGCTCCTCGAATCATATCAAAAAGAGAGAGACGTTCTTAATGAACAGCTAAAAGCCACAACCGAAGAGTTAAAAATTAACATAGAAAAGATAGAATCACTAGAAAAACAACTGAAGGAAAAATCCATCCCTCCTTCTGGAAATGGTGTTGAAGATGTGGAGGCACCGCAATCTGATACGGAGCCTAGCGTATCAACAACGCCAATTAGCAAAAgtaagaagaaaaggaataagaagaagaacaaaaagCAAAATGCACTAAGTACTGCTGAGACGATCTCCCAGATCGAGAAGGAGGTACCAACTAATAGCTCTGGTGAATTGAACATTAAATATGAGGCGTTGCTGAAAGATTACACTGAGCTCAAAACTGCTCACAGCAATTGTCAAAAGTGGGAGAGTCAATATAATGAGGTTAGTGAGAAGTTAAAGGATTCGAAATCCTTGCTGGAGGAAATGCAAGCTTTGAAGAATGAACACGAGAAAATTCAAGcagaattattagataGCAAAAAGGCATTAAAATCCAAAAGTGTTGAAGTGGAGGAAGTTAGGGATATGTTGAGAGATGTAGGAAATGAATTAGTTGAGGCTAAAGACCAATTAAAAGACTCTTCAAAGATTGACAAGGAAGAACTTACAAACGCTAGAAATGAAATcgaaaaattgaagaaagacaATGAGGCTGTCGTGTCTACTTATAGGATGAAACATGTCGAACTTACCAATAAGATTGATTATCTCAACAACGAATTAACGAAGTTTAAGGCAAGTTCAGATGAACAAAAGAAACAGTTACAAGAAAGTGTAAACAATGCTAATgatataattaataaactGAAGATTGAAAACTCTAATATCACCTCACAATTCAGGGATTATAACAATCTAAAAAATGCCACAattcaaaaggaaaagacGATTGCTTACTTAGAAAAGCAAATTAAAGAGTACACTGAAGCGAAGgataaattgaacaaaGAGATTGACAtacaaaagaaagaaaacatTCAATTAACAAATCGATTGGGtctattgaagaaggaaaatcAGAATTTACATGATAATGAGTCAAAAAATTCTCAAtcctttgaaaattatttgaaggaaaatggCAAACTCTCCGAAAGGTTATCTATACTACAAGAAAAATACGATACTTTACAAAACTTGAAGAGTAATTCAAGTGAACAGAATGACACCATCAAAAGACAATGCGAAGAGCTAAATATCAAATTAAAGGAATCAAATAAAAGAGTCATATCTCTGGAGGACGAATTAAATGATTACACTAATATTATACAAGAAAAGACAAGAGAATCTGAAACCATGAGGAGACTACTTGCTGATTCTCAAAATGATGAAAGCtcaaaatataaagagCTAACAGATAAGTTAGCCTACTTAACTAATGAGAAATCAAAACTTGATTCCGAGCTAGCATTGCAATCTTCAAGAACAACACGAGAAATTCATGATTGGAAACAAGCCAATTTAGAGTTAAAATCAGAAATGCATTCCCTAAGGATGAGAGAGAAAGAGCTACTTTCTGAAATTGATACTTTGAATTCACTACATGATCAAATGAAACGTAAAAGTGTAGCCAATAATGAGGACTCAGGCGAATTAGAAAAAGTAACAACCAACCTAAAAGAGTCATTAGCAAATGCAGACCAAAAAATTCGTGACTTGCAAGCCTCGAATGTCGAATTAATGCATTTAAACAACGATGTCAATAAGAAGTTGGAGCGCataacaaaaaattatagAACGATATCCAATCAATTGAATGCTTTGAAGGAGGGTAAAGAAATACCAACGAGAGCAAGCAGATCTAACTCTGCAGCTTCAACTATGAGCAATCATTTAGCTGTAAATGAACCTCGCCGTTCTCCATCATCCCAAAATTTGGAAGCTGCTACAACTGAAACAGAATtagaacaaaatgaaaagatcGCTTACATCAAAAATGTTCTGTTAGGGTTTTTGGAACATAAAGAGCAAAGAACCCAACTTCTCCCAGTGGTATCTATGTTGTTACAATTAGATAATACTGATGAACGAAGGCTTTTACAATCGCTGGATTGA
- the UBC12 gene encoding NEDD8-conjugating protein UBC12 (ancestral locus Anc_4.49): MLKLRQLQEQKKRELHLKTATDGRAISATRQISAARIRLQRDIDDLELPPTVSLTICISPTDPSSLDNPLLDVIISPDEGYYKNGHFRFSLEFNDNYPMEPPKVVCRNRIYHPNIDVQGKVCLNILREDWSPALDLQSIIVGLLFLFLEPNAKDPLNTDAAAVFSKDSNAFAKFVRKTMEGYSLNSVSYDYVL, encoded by the coding sequence ATGTTAAAGTTACGTCAATTACAAGAGCAGAAGAAAAGGGAACTGCATCTCAAGACCGCTACTGATGGAAGGGCAATAAGTGCTACGAGACAGATATCCGCCGCGAGAATAAGACTACAAAGAGATATAGATGATTTGGAACTACCTCCAACGGTGTCGTTAACAATATGTATATCACCAACTGACCCATCATCCTTAGATAATCCATTGCTGGATGTTATAATATCTCCAGACGAAGGTTACTACAAGAATGGTCATTTCAGATTTAGTCtagaatttaatgataattACCCAATGGAACCACCAAAGGTTGTGTGTAGGAACAGAATATATCATCCAAACATAGATGTACAGGGCAAAGTATGTCTGAATATTCTCAGAGAGGACTGGTCTCCAGCATTAGATTTGCAAAGTATCATCGTCGGGTTACTCTTTCTATTTCTAGAACCCAACGCAAAAGACCCACTAAATACAGATGCTGCTGCGGTTTTTAGCAAGGATTCAAATGCTTTTGCCAAGTTTGTTCGAAAAACGATGGAGGGATATTCTCTTAACTCCGTGTCATACGATTATGTACTATGA
- the COX19 gene encoding Cox19p (ancestral locus Anc_4.43) codes for MSGNPGSSLRALSPTPPERGSFPLDHDNECFQQMSAYLECMKLVKGQNAPNCRLLAKEYLQCRMDHQLMDVDDWSHLGLPGDSPAPGKR; via the coding sequence ATGTCAGGAAACCCAGGAAGTTCGCTGAGGGCACTCTCGCCCACCCCGCCGGAGCGTGGCTCGTTCCCCTTGGACCACGACAACGAGTGTTTCCAGCAGATGAGCGCTTATTTGGAGTGTATGAAGCTGGTCAAGGGACAGAATGCCCCCAATTGTCGGTTGTTGGCGAAGGAGTACTTGCAATGTCGGATGGATCACCAGTTGATGGACGTGGATGATTGGAGCCATCTGGGGTTACCCGGGGACTCCCCCGCGCCGGGTAAGCGCTGA
- the NCAS0A05950 gene encoding uncharacterized protein (ancestral locus Anc_4.47) encodes MFKSLVLVAQTLYLVSVLAGDTATKLVEKTLPANGGVAFVGEQHKQTPFPQWLTDFTGMTQWPGLDPPYVPLSFIDMSKIPNYKQHQQGGCRVNPLEACSFDCHNCVEPDDVHTCAKLSQTFDDGPTPATLRLLDKLKHKTTFFALGINTVNHPNIYREVMENGHLIGTHTWSHAYLPSLTNEQIIAQIEWSIWAMNATGNHYPKWFRPPYGGIDNRIRAITRQFGLQAVLWDHDTFDWKLVSNDPKRTENQIYDDVREWKKHKQGLILEHDGAHKTVDVALNVIDILGNDQLTVSQCVNGIDYIKKYSE; translated from the coding sequence ATGTTCAAGTCATTAGTTTTAGTCGCACAGACACTTTATCTGGTTTCTGTGTTAGCAGGAGATACTGCAACAAAACTTGTTGAAAAGACACTTCCTGCAAACGGGGGTGTTGCTTTCGTTGGTGAACAGCACAAACAAACTCCTTTTCCTCAATGGTTAACAGATTTTACTGGTATGACACAATGGCCAGGGCTAGATCCTCCCTATGTTCCTCTAAGTTTTATTGATATGTCAAAAATCCCAAACTACAAACAACATCAACAAGGTGGATGCAGAGTCAATCCCTTAGAAGCATGCTCTTTTGATTGCCACAATTGTGTTGAACCTGACGATGTTCATACATGTGCTAAACTATCTCAGACTTTTGACGATGGACCAACACCAGCCACTTTACGTTTACTAGATAAATTGAAACACAAGACCACATTTTTTGCTTTAGGAATTAATACGGTAAATCATCCAAACATTTATAGAGAAGTTATGGAGAATGGTCATCTCATCGGAACTCACACATGGTCCCATGCATATTTACCAAGCTTGACGAATGAACAAATTATTGCGCAGATAGAATGGTCAATTTGGGCAATGAATGCAACTGGTAACCATTATCCCAAATGGTTCAGACCTCCTTACGGGGGTATTGATAATAGGATAAGAGCAATTACAAGGCAATTTGGACTGCAAGCTGTATTGTGGGATCATGATACTTTTGATTGGAAATTAGTGTCCAATGACCCTAAAAGAACAGAGAATCAGATTTATGACGATGTAAGAGAATGGAAGAAACACAAGCAGGGATTGATATTAGAACACGATGGAGCCCATAAAACTGTCGATGTTGCACTAAATGTTATAGACATACTTGGAAATGATCAATTGACTGTGTCACAATGTGTCAATGGTATCGACTACATCAAAAAATATAGcgaataa
- the DPS1 gene encoding aspartate--tRNA ligase DPS1 (ancestral locus Anc_4.44), with the protein MSENVEAKKEEQPVVLGEDGQPLSKKALKKLQKEQEKQKKKEERARQLAEEKEQREKEAALSDTAKEHYGKSPLVQSKGARPVNSPHRIKFESLNPATDDGKEVVFRARVHNTRQQGATLSFLTFRQQHDLIQGLVKVQKDGSVSKQMVKWAGSLNLESIVVVKGIVKRVEEPIKSATVQDLEIHITDIHSISETPETLPILLEDASRSEAEAEAAGLPVVNLDTRLDARVIDLRTVTNQAIFKIQSGVCQLFREYLSGLKFTEVHTPKLLGAPSEGGASVFEVSYFKGKAYLAQSPQFNKQQLIVADFEKVFEIGPVFRAENSNTHRHMTEFTGLDMEMAFEEHYHEVLDVLSDLFVFIFTELKKRFSKEIEIVRKQYPVEDFKLPADGKMVRIQYKEGIQMLKDAGKEIGDFDDLSTENEKFLGKLVREKYDTDFYILDKFPLAIRPFYTMPDAEDPRYSNSYDFFMRGEEILSGAQRIHDHALLQERMKVHGLSSEDPGLKDYCDGFSYGCPPHAGGGIGLERVVMFFLDLKNIRRASLFPRDPKRLRP; encoded by the coding sequence ATGTCTGAAAACGTGGAAgcaaagaaggaagaacaaCCTGTTGTTTTAGGAGAAGACGGACAGCCATTGTCCAAGAAGGCTTTAAAGAAGTTGCAAAAGGAGCAAGAGaagcaaaagaagaaggaggAAAGAGCTCGTCAATTGGCCGAGGAGAAAGAACAACGTGAAAAAGAAGCTGCTTTATCTGACACAGCCAAGGAACATTACGGTAAATCTCCATTAGTGCAATCCAAGGGTGCTCGTCCTGTGAATTCTCCACAtagaattaaatttgaatcattGAATCCAGCTACTGATGATGGCAAGGAAGTTGTCTTTAGAGCTAGAGTTCATAACACTAGACAACAAGGTGCCACTTTGTCGTTCTTGACCTTTAGACAACAACATGATTTAATTCAGGGGCTTGTTAAAGTGCAAAAGGATGGTAGTGTTAGTAAACAAATGGTTAAATGGGCCGGTTCCTTGAATTTGGAATCCATTGTTGTCGTAAAGGGTATTGTTAAGCGTGTGGAAGAACCCATCAAGTCCGCCACCGTGcaagatttggaaattcaTATTACTGATATTCATTCGATTTCTGAAACACCTGAAACTTTACCCATCTTGTTGGAAGATGCGTCTCGTTCTGAAGCCGAAGCTGAAGCCGCTGGGTTGCCTGTGGTCAACTTGGATACTAGATTAGATGCACGTGTTATTGATTTAAGAACTGTTACTAATCAAGCTATTTTTAAGATTCAAAGTGGTGTTTGTCAATTATTTAGAGAGTATCTAAGTGGGTTGAAATTCACTGAAGTGCATACCCCCAAGTTATTAGGTGCCCCCAGTGAAGGTGGTGCTAGTGTCTTTGAAGTTTCATATTTCAAAGGTAAGGCGTATTTGGCCCAATCGCCTCAATTTAATAAGCAACAATTAATTGTTgctgattttgaaaaagttTTCGAAATTGGACCTGTGTTCCGTGCTGAAAATTCCAACACTCATCGTCATATGACTGAGTTCACTGGGTTGGATATGGAAATGGCATTTGAAGAACATTATCATGAAGTGTTGGATGTGTTGAGtgatttatttgttttcatctttactgaattaaagaaacgTTTCAGTAAGGAGATTGAGATTGTTAGAAAGCAATACCCTGTagaagatttcaaattaccAGCTGACGGTAAGATGGTTCGTATTCAATACAAGGAAGGTATCCAAATGTTGAAGGATGCTGGTAAGGAAATTGGagattttgatgatttgaGTACTGAGAATGAGAAATTCTTGGGTAAATTAGTCAGAGAGAAATACGATACTGATTTCTATATCTTGGATAAGTTCCCCTTGGCCATTAGACCCTTCTACACCATGCCAGATGCTGAAGATCCAAGATATTCCAATTCCTACGATTTCTTCATGAGAGGTGAAGAGATTCTTTCAGGTGCTCAACGTATCCATGATCATGCATTGTTGCAAGAAAGAATGAAAGTGCATGGGTTATCCAGTGAGGATCCAGgtttgaaagattattgtGATGGGTTCAGTTACGGGTGTCCCCCACATGCCGGTGGTGGTATTGGGTTAGAAAGAGTTGTTatgttcttcttggatCTAAAGAATATTAGAAGAGCCTCCTTGTTCCCAAGAGATCCAAAGAGATTGAGACCATGA